One Metamycoplasma canadense DNA segment encodes these proteins:
- a CDS encoding ABC transporter permease, with the protein MKRLFKEVFRSLAKNKVTLVCLTILIFLTTFLFTLLNDVKTSYSRTINSYDKVSKLHDLTVDLDINPSGIIPRQGYDQIDSDNKKIVTKPIKFESSKNGSQISYDINLPESSQNFIKTSDIKNWNINKDYYISTEDFLKLYHEQRSNEVSSVRFEINSKNPNLINIKNFSFEGENRRFKAYKKENNKYILITEKIKISPNDIIKFKKPIKISDFLTISYAPKGFRGEQELRDAIIESSPLFINTKTKEASFLTEDYDLWKSQNTLAIIKADDVLKLMGFEKEATSSKWYFNEEKFKNAEIKLQSNKKTTAWNIHNEDLLENQFSLKEFASQNKIETNVPIYIEMKSNNTYSIPENWIRKLERLTYYNWYRYVLNWNENSDEEKSNWKGSYFKFINDFYNKSKDEYNKNKYFSYWDKTVKINYSIGNTSKETFEENLQLEKEDLSDTFKNAWIGGENNLKIPKNKQNLSKVNLWNIKQVEFNKFSSEKISDEEFADISNVNKLSHYQNLIRNGSLNFARTSILNDVKNVVGKENLGIRKTITVETVNDENAKKNVFHFVDTGDKDKKILNFENNVGKLYNETLSPTILHSSISNKNIDTFLLKQNNSSNFIQKIPSVYVRPLISTIFQNYTPNIAYFNADIRFEKYYNFLNSTQIPILTNGKILVLTTATPEIKRNIGSKIVGAIAMPKLNKYIFLKQSNIDGFSNEIVWNKVSIKNKEYLTLDEVYKYLVEQDYTIRGEIGPKGWAVVNNQFKNQINLPIGFGVISNDLTQEITQKNTITTLIKRLRSTLLNTDLAKLFDRQYIYRLFKAITDSVEHNELHKLLSIGKTNQFILEKTLLDIIKFLIKPIDQTRNKNLEYININANSFLHNFFNKILNYFKNKFLQSGNTKEAREKYLIEQINNLSSLLKFSDIYIIPQLKISLSDLLNYVKEKEKIFDILSDVFSSIDFIKFSSIIQSWFDLHPYKPFTAINSTYWTMSHERILVSLLSSIDEIKFKTAIKKLINLVDFSKILNPDLSSSYYNKWIQAHQIAHNELKEETKKQVKNFFLSLDGKKDRSYTNINEGLFSIFSNFSIEKFASSLNSLIKVNKYPIAANNKIYNDYNIEYLNHSDYLIAFMAAISSTNNENISFNKINQIQNALIKIFNLSSKTSSVSDELNISLPTREENKISLLDLAILPKLAFPQVLSDVKIPSPFNIPINKYDLVDVRKIISKVENAIEKNELIKLTKSEFEFVKNEALINEIELNNLNLLKTKLLFYYSFISKLKLQNLKPQNRDLDFVSDGIKFNPISYGDLAYLSALINEDNPNKKNEIEILKTIHSLLYKNLGSVFTGNKEEMLIKNQFVLYSLWIKLAYYLNRIEEAPDRIKIDEETGNRIIKKEFKKILSFDQIKLVLEEIYNFGNSEEVKKIITNYDNVINPIPSLGVFGSDNKYRATLLKIPYAHAHTRLANQELIKLIKNSPAIDKFKANLLKFKIDTKTIEKIIDLLIKNSNEITYNFGYIAASSQMSTFYIQSLQTFIKSFLKTEKGSTIKPLITNEYELDLAFKNATDNSRLNNSLSILNVPNNLLNPLTLLSFPQIPLYYLLSPNPNEGNIAYIVKKLFLNLKSSSIQDAAYQIESITHRFSSSVRFVESKNDDSVDLDLANFNYLFNGLLKNKNGNDLEFFGINITDTLRKTIFKIIEPIFIPSLISYTDSGSYLAKINYGYASKNNKEAYTGDISKYLSNPYEMQLFISSLDSKYKIKINTQEYLIIGIDSTADYLYPVVNEENIQVDTNSQAIVYVNSKGFDRIYSAYPTFAIKNYALVKSPVDSKGNYIKNKSPKELQNLFIKNINKINPNSFKKVYLKDELDNLNPERQIRVVTIRVIINSIKNATFYLITVLTILVAFIIYFIMKRYIEARNKVVGILGAQGYKASKIALAFCAFGWIPAVVGALGGYILGFVFQKPAMNILSSYWTLENNIIPIHFIAMFLTVIVPFIFVSLLIFIITSISVRKKPIELMSGLTEVNVGNFAQRISTLFRRLPIKTRFIASMALNNFWKMFSLFLAFSTTSLISMFFLSSSNIFDKAITKTYKDRLYKFKLDLESPTTEGGPYVTYNKNNIKSLLYVPNDLAGNTSSNGSQLDYDNPNFLRPGGSFNTDVVQKPYSPLVLTKSSLDILLDLSVELSPWDITYANMPETQRARVAQIFKKVSREMQNTQYLIDLTKLKNNENYLEVGNSYHNVIAVKNLEKFQADLKAGKPEDLSNRTSFFFFTNKSRYGENKGSSRINEQFKFIEWDPINEVYYKAKDVSTSRYRQEYRNFLINAYRRINGLDFFVSFGGVYWNNATNEKYTYAKALLDKKEIKIYGYYEDSRFISLHNKNNENLQLKLKNYKYEKNKNIPLVINSVAAQKYGLKIGSKIELDLQNHVDRFSHRALLQKAPQTKYIFEVIDISETYINTEFTTRKDILDTILGYDTLSNRLKDARKQELINDLALNPDKKDEITKQFNRKYDAFNGILSNDITPVQTIDTLTTYSSTGFWGAASSYDVEHASDKSVWDFFKRIFISDKSLNYVSVYENNINAYNEAHKDAKLDYKETLFKLLKINESQFERIVKQSNSNEEFKNLARNVVTQFYGTQPDTIYGKNIMYGASFDVNSKDIEAGFIEGISETVNVILIIFIVMSLIISIVILIVITNIMIASNQKSIATFSVLGYTNREKITLFFANFVPTIIFACLLMIPTTLLLISAFNAFMMATSQIVLPLVLHYSTIIISATICLAVFVLTSMATWKSLNKVKAIDVLKGK; encoded by the coding sequence ATGAAAAGATTATTTAAAGAAGTTTTTAGATCTCTTGCTAAAAATAAAGTAACTTTAGTATGTTTAACAATTTTAATTTTTTTAACAACATTTTTATTTACATTGTTAAATGATGTTAAAACTTCTTATTCAAGAACAATTAATTCTTATGACAAGGTTTCTAAATTACATGATCTAACAGTTGATTTAGATATAAATCCTTCAGGAATAATACCGCGTCAAGGTTATGACCAAATTGATTCTGATAATAAAAAAATAGTAACTAAACCGATAAAGTTTGAATCATCAAAAAATGGTTCACAAATTTCATATGATATTAACTTACCTGAATCTTCACAAAATTTTATAAAAACATCTGATATAAAGAATTGAAATATAAATAAAGATTATTATATTTCAACCGAGGATTTTTTAAAACTATATCATGAACAAAGAAGTAATGAGGTTTCAAGTGTAAGATTTGAAATTAATAGCAAAAACCCAAATTTAATAAATATAAAAAATTTTAGCTTTGAAGGAGAAAATAGAAGATTCAAAGCCTATAAAAAAGAAAATAATAAATATATTTTAATTACAGAAAAAATTAAAATATCTCCTAACGATATAATTAAATTTAAAAAACCAATTAAAATTTCTGATTTTTTAACAATTTCTTATGCTCCTAAAGGTTTTAGAGGCGAACAAGAACTTAGGGATGCAATTATAGAGAGTTCACCACTTTTTATTAATACTAAAACAAAAGAAGCTTCATTTTTAACCGAAGATTATGATCTTTGGAAAAGTCAAAATACTTTGGCAATCATAAAAGCAGATGATGTTTTAAAATTAATGGGATTTGAAAAAGAAGCAACTTCTTCAAAATGATATTTCAATGAAGAAAAATTTAAAAATGCTGAAATAAAATTGCAATCTAATAAAAAAACAACAGCATGAAATATACACAATGAAGACCTATTAGAAAATCAATTTAGTTTAAAAGAATTTGCAAGCCAAAATAAAATTGAAACTAATGTTCCAATTTATATTGAAATGAAATCAAATAATACTTATAGTATTCCTGAAAATTGAATAAGAAAACTAGAAAGATTAACTTATTATAATTGATATCGTTATGTTCTAAATTGAAATGAAAATAGTGATGAAGAAAAATCTAATTGAAAAGGTTCATATTTTAAATTTATTAACGATTTTTATAATAAATCAAAGGATGAATATAATAAAAATAAATATTTTTCATATTGAGATAAGACAGTAAAAATTAATTATTCAATCGGAAATACAAGTAAAGAAACATTTGAAGAAAATTTACAACTAGAAAAAGAAGATTTAAGCGATACATTCAAAAATGCTTGAATAGGTGGAGAAAATAACCTAAAAATTCCAAAAAACAAACAAAATTTATCAAAGGTAAATCTTTGAAATATAAAACAAGTTGAATTTAATAAATTTTCATCTGAAAAAATTTCAGATGAAGAATTTGCAGACATTTCAAACGTTAATAAATTAAGTCATTATCAAAATTTAATAAGAAATGGATCTTTAAATTTTGCAAGAACATCTATTTTAAATGATGTTAAAAATGTAGTTGGTAAAGAAAATTTAGGTATTAGAAAAACAATTACTGTTGAAACAGTAAATGACGAAAATGCAAAGAAAAATGTTTTCCATTTTGTTGATACAGGAGATAAAGACAAGAAAATTTTGAACTTTGAAAATAATGTTGGAAAGCTTTATAATGAAACCTTATCACCAACTATCTTGCATTCAAGCATTTCAAATAAAAATATTGATACATTCTTATTAAAACAAAATAATAGTAGTAATTTTATTCAAAAAATTCCTTCTGTTTATGTTAGACCGCTGATTAGCACTATTTTTCAAAACTACACTCCAAATATAGCTTATTTTAACGCTGATATTAGGTTTGAAAAATATTATAATTTTTTAAATAGTACACAAATACCTATATTAACAAACGGAAAAATTCTTGTTTTAACAACCGCGACACCGGAAATAAAAAGAAATATTGGTTCAAAAATTGTTGGAGCAATAGCAATGCCCAAATTAAATAAGTATATATTTTTAAAACAAAGTAACATTGATGGATTTTCAAATGAAATTGTTTGAAATAAGGTTTCAATTAAAAATAAGGAATATTTAACTCTCGACGAAGTTTATAAATATTTAGTTGAACAAGATTATACAATTAGAGGAGAAATCGGTCCTAAAGGTTGAGCTGTTGTAAACAACCAATTTAAAAATCAAATTAATCTTCCAATTGGTTTTGGTGTTATTTCTAATGATTTAACTCAAGAAATAACCCAAAAAAATACAATAACAACTTTAATTAAGCGTTTAAGATCTACATTATTGAATACTGATCTTGCTAAGTTGTTTGATAGACAATATATTTACCGTTTATTTAAAGCAATAACCGATTCGGTTGAACATAATGAACTTCACAAACTTCTTTCAATTGGTAAAACAAACCAGTTTATTTTAGAAAAAACTTTACTAGATATAATTAAATTTTTAATAAAACCAATCGATCAAACACGCAATAAAAATCTTGAATATATTAATATCAATGCTAATTCATTTTTACATAACTTTTTTAATAAAATACTTAATTATTTTAAAAATAAATTTTTACAATCAGGAAATACTAAAGAAGCCAGAGAAAAATATTTAATTGAGCAGATAAATAATTTAAGTTCATTGTTAAAATTTTCAGATATTTATATAATTCCTCAACTTAAAATTTCATTATCAGACCTTTTAAATTACGTTAAGGAAAAAGAAAAAATCTTTGACATTTTATCAGATGTTTTTTCTTCAATAGATTTTATTAAATTTTCATCTATTATTCAAAGTTGATTCGATTTACATCCTTACAAGCCATTTACTGCTATAAATAGTACCTATTGAACGATGTCACATGAAAGAATTTTAGTTTCATTATTATCATCAATCGATGAAATAAAATTCAAAACAGCAATTAAGAAATTGATTAATTTAGTTGATTTTTCAAAAATTTTAAACCCTGATTTGAGTTCAAGTTACTATAATAAATGAATTCAAGCTCATCAAATTGCACATAATGAATTAAAAGAAGAAACCAAAAAACAAGTTAAAAATTTCTTCTTATCATTAGATGGTAAAAAGGATCGTTCATATACTAATATTAATGAAGGACTATTTAGTATTTTTTCAAACTTTAGCATTGAAAAATTTGCTTCGTCTTTAAATAGTTTAATAAAAGTTAATAAATACCCAATTGCAGCTAATAATAAAATTTATAATGATTATAACATTGAATATTTAAATCATTCTGATTATTTAATTGCCTTTATGGCAGCAATTTCTTCTACAAATAATGAAAACATTTCATTTAATAAAATTAATCAAATTCAAAATGCACTAATTAAGATATTTAATCTTTCTTCTAAAACTTCTAGCGTTTCGGACGAATTAAACATTTCATTACCGACACGTGAGGAAAATAAAATTTCTTTATTAGATTTAGCTATTTTACCTAAACTAGCCTTTCCTCAAGTTTTATCGGATGTAAAAATACCTTCACCATTTAATATTCCTATTAATAAATATGATTTAGTTGATGTTAGAAAAATTATTTCAAAAGTTGAAAATGCTATAGAAAAAAATGAGTTAATAAAATTAACTAAATCGGAATTTGAATTTGTTAAAAATGAGGCATTAATTAATGAAATAGAATTAAACAATCTTAACTTATTGAAAACTAAACTTTTATTTTACTACTCATTTATTAGTAAATTAAAATTACAAAATCTTAAACCTCAAAATAGGGATCTTGATTTTGTATCTGATGGTATAAAATTTAATCCAATCTCATATGGAGACTTAGCTTATTTATCTGCCTTAATAAATGAGGATAACCCAAATAAGAAAAATGAAATAGAGATCTTAAAAACAATCCATTCATTGCTTTATAAAAATCTTGGTTCTGTTTTTACAGGAAATAAAGAAGAAATGCTAATTAAAAATCAATTTGTTCTTTATAGTTTATGAATTAAATTAGCTTATTATTTAAATAGAATTGAAGAAGCTCCAGATAGAATTAAAATTGATGAAGAAACTGGAAATAGAATAATTAAAAAAGAGTTCAAAAAAATTCTTTCATTTGATCAAATTAAATTAGTTTTAGAAGAAATTTACAACTTTGGTAATAGTGAAGAAGTAAAAAAAATAATAACTAATTATGACAATGTAATTAATCCAATTCCAAGCTTAGGGGTTTTTGGTTCAGATAATAAATATCGAGCAACATTGTTAAAAATACCGTATGCACATGCTCATACAAGATTAGCTAATCAAGAATTAATTAAATTAATAAAAAATTCACCTGCAATTGATAAATTTAAAGCAAATTTATTAAAATTTAAAATTGATACAAAAACTATTGAAAAAATAATTGATTTATTAATAAAAAACTCTAATGAAATTACATACAACTTTGGATATATTGCAGCATCATCACAAATGTCAACATTTTACATTCAAAGTTTACAAACTTTTATTAAATCATTTTTAAAAACAGAAAAAGGTTCAACAATAAAACCATTAATTACGAATGAATACGAATTAGATTTAGCATTTAAAAATGCAACAGACAATTCAAGATTAAATAATAGTCTTTCAATTTTAAATGTTCCTAATAACTTATTAAATCCACTAACACTATTAAGTTTTCCGCAAATACCTCTTTATTATTTATTAAGCCCAAATCCAAATGAAGGAAATATAGCTTACATTGTTAAAAAATTATTTTTAAATTTAAAATCGTCATCTATTCAAGATGCTGCATATCAAATCGAAAGCATAACACATAGATTTAGTAGTTCAGTTAGATTTGTAGAATCAAAGAATGATGATTCAGTTGATTTAGATTTAGCAAATTTCAATTACTTATTTAACGGTCTTTTAAAAAATAAAAATGGTAATGATTTAGAATTTTTTGGAATAAATATTACTGATACATTAAGAAAAACAATATTTAAAATTATTGAACCAATTTTTATTCCAAGTTTAATTTCATATACAGATTCAGGTTCATATTTAGCTAAAATTAATTATGGATATGCCTCAAAAAATAATAAAGAAGCTTATACTGGAGATATAAGTAAATATTTATCAAATCCATATGAAATGCAACTATTTATTTCATCATTGGATAGTAAATATAAAATTAAAATAAACACACAAGAATATTTAATTATTGGTATTGATTCAACAGCTGATTACTTATATCCTGTTGTTAATGAAGAAAATATTCAAGTTGATACTAATTCGCAAGCTATTGTATATGTTAATTCAAAAGGTTTTGATAGAATTTATTCAGCTTACCCGACATTTGCAATCAAGAACTATGCCTTAGTAAAGTCACCTGTAGATTCTAAAGGTAATTATATTAAAAATAAATCTCCAAAAGAATTACAAAATTTATTTATTAAAAATATTAATAAAATAAATCCAAATTCATTTAAAAAAGTTTATTTAAAAGATGAATTAGATAATTTAAATCCGGAAAGACAAATTAGAGTCGTAACGATTCGAGTAATAATAAATTCAATCAAAAACGCAACATTCTATCTAATTACAGTTTTAACTATCTTAGTTGCATTCATTATTTACTTTATTATGAAAAGATATATTGAAGCAAGAAATAAGGTCGTTGGTATATTAGGGGCACAAGGATATAAGGCAAGTAAGATAGCTTTAGCATTTTGTGCATTTGGTTGAATTCCGGCTGTGGTAGGAGCATTAGGCGGATATATTCTTGGTTTTGTTTTTCAAAAACCGGCAATGAATATTTTGTCCTCTTATTGAACTTTGGAAAATAATATTATTCCTATTCATTTTATTGCTATGTTTTTAACGGTTATAGTTCCTTTTATTTTTGTAAGCTTATTAATTTTTATAATAACTTCAATATCTGTTCGCAAAAAACCAATTGAATTAATGAGTGGATTAACAGAAGTTAACGTAGGAAATTTTGCGCAGAGAATTTCTACTTTATTTAGAAGATTACCTATTAAAACAAGATTTATAGCTTCAATGGCATTAAATAATTTCTGAAAAATGTTTTCATTATTCTTAGCATTTTCAACTACATCATTAATTTCAATGTTCTTTTTATCATCAAGTAATATTTTTGATAAAGCTATAACAAAAACTTATAAAGATAGATTATATAAATTCAAGCTTGATTTAGAGAGTCCTACCACAGAAGGAGGACCTTACGTCACTTATAATAAAAATAATATTAAATCACTTTTATATGTTCCAAATGATTTAGCTGGCAATACTTCTTCAAATGGTAGTCAACTTGATTATGATAATCCAAATTTCTTAAGACCAGGCGGATCATTTAATACCGATGTTGTTCAAAAACCATATTCTCCATTAGTATTAACTAAATCATCATTGGACATTCTTCTTGATTTATCAGTTGAATTAAGTCCTTGAGATATAACGTATGCGAATATGCCTGAAACACAAAGGGCAAGAGTTGCTCAAATATTTAAAAAAGTTTCAAGAGAAATGCAAAATACGCAATATTTAATTGATTTAACAAAATTAAAAAATAATGAAAATTATTTAGAAGTTGGAAATAGTTACCATAACGTTATTGCAGTTAAAAATCTTGAAAAATTCCAAGCAGATTTGAAGGCAGGAAAACCAGAAGATCTTTCAAATAGAACAAGTTTCTTCTTCTTCACTAATAAATCAAGGTATGGTGAAAACAAAGGTTCCTCACGTATTAATGAACAATTTAAGTTTATTGAATGAGATCCGATTAATGAAGTTTACTATAAAGCAAAAGATGTTTCAACCTCAAGATATAGACAAGAATACAGAAACTTTTTAATTAATGCTTATCGCCGGATTAATGGATTAGACTTTTTTGTTTCATTTGGTGGTGTTTATTGAAATAATGCAACTAATGAAAAATACACTTATGCAAAAGCTCTACTTGATAAAAAAGAAATTAAAATTTATGGATATTACGAAGATTCTAGATTTATATCATTACATAATAAAAATAATGAAAATTTACAACTAAAATTAAAAAATTACAAGTATGAAAAAAATAAGAATATTCCATTAGTTATCAATAGTGTTGCAGCTCAAAAATATGGTTTAAAAATAGGTTCAAAAATTGAACTAGATTTACAAAATCATGTTGATAGATTTAGTCATAGAGCACTTTTACAAAAAGCTCCACAAACAAAATATATTTTTGAAGTTATTGATATTTCTGAAACATATATTAATACTGAATTTACAACAAGGAAAGATATTTTAGATACTATTTTAGGATACGATACATTAAGCAACCGTCTTAAAGATGCTCGTAAACAAGAGTTAATTAATGACTTAGCTTTAAATCCTGATAAGAAAGACGAAATTACAAAACAATTTAACCGTAAGTATGATGCTTTTAATGGGATTTTATCAAATGATATCACCCCAGTTCAAACAATTGATACATTAACAACATATTCATCAACAGGCTTTTGAGGAGCTGCTTCTTCATATGATGTTGAACATGCAAGTGATAAAAGTGTTTGAGATTTCTTTAAACGTATTTTTATATCAGATAAAAGTTTGAATTATGTTTCAGTGTATGAAAATAACATTAATGCATATAATGAAGCTCATAAAGATGCAAAATTAGATTACAAAGAAACATTATTTAAGCTTTTGAAAATTAATGAATCACAATTTGAACGCATAGTAAAGCAGTCTAATTCAAATGAAGAATTTAAAAATTTAGCAAGAAATGTTGTAACACAATTTTATGGTACTCAACCAGATACTATATATGGTAAAAATATTATGTATGGTGCTTCTTTTGATGTTAATTCAAAAGATATTGAAGCTGGTTTTATTGAAGGTATTTCAGAAACAGTTAATGTTATATTAATTATATTTATTGTTATGTCTTTAATTATTTCAATTGTTATTTTGATTGTTATAACAAATATAATGATTGCTTCAAATCAAAAATCAATTGCAACATTTTCAGTTTTAGGTTATACTAATCGTGAAAAAATAACATTGTTTTTTGCAAATTTTGTTCCAACAATAATATTTGCTTGTTTATTAATGATACCTACTACTTTATTACTAATTTCAGCTTTTAATGCTTTTATGATGGCAACATCACAAATTGTTTTACCATTAGTTTTACATTATTCAACAATTATTATTTCAGCAACTATTTGTTTAGCTGTGTTTGTATTAACATCAATGGCGACTTGAAAGAGTTTAAATAAAGTTAAAGCTATTGATGTGTTGAAAGGAAAATAA
- a CDS encoding ABC transporter ATP-binding protein codes for MFKKKNNKKDENLNRLNQIEISKHKEPFEIKDEGLTVKVLDQATLKKYKLANNKPRKKDGLEKEKNTDDNIVEVIDIKKTYLSGNVATDVLNGVSFKIKKGEIAILYGKSGSGKSTLLNIISALDRPTSGKVIVNNVNLPYLNDSAQTLFRRDNISFIFQNYNLLQNLNSYDNVETGSYLQKDKSKHLDIKKLFRDFDLEECMYKYPSQMSGGQQQRVSILRAIAKNSDILVADEPTGALDEKTGQIVLKILQEINRDYGTTIIIVSHDPDVALMADKVIYLELGNIKEIINQERKWLIDKEKIVK; via the coding sequence ATGTTTAAGAAAAAAAATAATAAAAAAGATGAAAATTTGAATCGTTTAAATCAAATTGAAATAAGTAAACACAAAGAACCTTTTGAAATTAAAGACGAGGGTTTAACCGTTAAGGTTCTTGACCAAGCTACTTTAAAAAAATACAAATTAGCAAATAATAAACCACGTAAAAAAGATGGTCTTGAAAAAGAAAAAAATACTGATGATAATATAGTAGAAGTAATTGATATCAAAAAAACTTATTTATCTGGTAATGTTGCAACAGATGTTTTAAACGGTGTTTCTTTTAAAATTAAAAAAGGTGAGATTGCTATTTTATATGGTAAATCAGGTTCTGGTAAATCAACACTTTTAAATATTATTTCGGCTTTAGATCGTCCAACATCGGGAAAAGTTATTGTTAATAATGTTAACTTACCTTATTTAAATGATTCAGCCCAAACTTTATTTAGAAGGGATAATATTTCATTCATTTTTCAAAATTACAATTTACTTCAAAATTTAAATAGTTATGACAATGTCGAAACAGGATCATATTTACAAAAAGACAAAAGCAAGCATCTTGATATTAAAAAATTATTTAGAGACTTTGATTTAGAAGAATGTATGTATAAGTATCCTTCACAAATGTCAGGTGGTCAACAACAACGTGTTTCAATCTTGAGAGCTATCGCTAAAAACTCAGATATTTTAGTTGCCGATGAACCAACGGGAGCTTTAGATGAAAAAACAGGTCAAATTGTTTTAAAAATACTTCAAGAAATAAATCGTGATTATGGTACTACAATTATTATTGTTTCACATGATCCTGATGTGGCATTAATGGCAGATAAAGTAATTTATTTAGAACTTGGAAATATTAAAGAAATAATTAACCAAGAAAGAAAATGATTAATTGATAAGGAAAAAATTGTAAAATAA